A DNA window from Nitrospinota bacterium contains the following coding sequences:
- a CDS encoding VWA domain-containing protein, with amino-acid sequence MSRAFQYIVLLTILAAGGTGAYFFFFKPEALPPGLLGRTQITGSLELRVTARRASGRAVQPEGLAVEVLFDASGSMLRTHPASGRRKIDEAKEALSRFVKRAPDGLKLGLRVFGASTPNTEPYQTEGCRDTKLLIPLGKGRPKDVLKAIQGIKARGWTPLGYSIRQVIKDFRGVKGQKRLVVITDGRERCQSFGGNPAEAIKALTEAGIEIKVAFIGEDAPPEIRQSLAELETLGSAEVLTLDRPGELREVLAETAEALVANATARHQTSQKSFPVSTASPTRVPVGNYSLVIPPIPGVSTKPTRLSDLPVVRGKTTRLDVLFVEGEARVEITTR; translated from the coding sequence ATGAGCCGCGCTTTTCAATACATCGTCCTTCTAACTATCTTAGCCGCCGGCGGGACTGGCGCATACTTCTTCTTTTTCAAGCCCGAGGCTCTGCCGCCAGGATTACTAGGCCGGACACAAATAACGGGATCGCTGGAGCTTCGTGTGACGGCTCGGCGGGCGAGCGGCCGTGCCGTGCAGCCGGAAGGCCTTGCCGTAGAGGTGCTTTTCGACGCCTCAGGCTCCATGTTGAGAACCCACCCCGCCTCTGGACGGCGCAAGATTGACGAGGCCAAGGAAGCCCTCAGCCGCTTTGTGAAGCGCGCCCCTGATGGGCTTAAGTTGGGCCTACGGGTCTTCGGCGCCAGCACCCCCAATACAGAGCCATATCAGACCGAAGGATGCCGTGATACGAAGCTGCTCATCCCCTTGGGTAAGGGGAGGCCCAAAGATGTCTTAAAGGCCATCCAGGGGATAAAGGCAAGAGGCTGGACCCCTCTGGGCTATTCCATTCGGCAGGTCATCAAGGACTTCCGAGGCGTGAAGGGCCAGAAGCGACTCGTCGTGATCACTGACGGTCGGGAGAGGTGCCAATCGTTCGGCGGAAACCCGGCCGAGGCGATCAAAGCCCTCACAGAGGCTGGAATTGAGATAAAGGTGGCTTTCATAGGCGAAGATGCGCCGCCGGAGATTCGTCAATCTCTCGCCGAGCTGGAGACCCTGGGCTCCGCCGAAGTCCTCACCCTGGATAGGCCGGGGGAGCTCCGAGAGGTGTTGGCCGAGACAGCCGAAGCATTGGTCGCCAACGCCACGGCCAGACACCAAACCTCCCAGAAGTCATTCCCGGTATCCACTGCCTCCCCAACCCGGGTTCCCGTGGGCAACTACAGCCTGGTGATTCCGCCCATCCCGGGGGTCTCCACAAAGCCGACCCGCCTGTCGGACCTTCCCGTAGTGAGAGGAAAGACCACCCGCCTGGATGTCCTCTTCGTCGAGGGAGAGGCGAGAGTAGAGATCACCACCCGCTGA
- the dnaN gene encoding DNA polymerase III subunit beta encodes MEIRIPREALHKGLSKVQGVADARAPQPILANVLLEASDGGTLVLTATDFEIAVKATLEAEVVKAGSLSLNARRLYDIVRELPEETVHLVAQKEHWAGLTCGRASFKLAGMPAGEYPPLPSFDAAQAMKLPPGVVGDMVAKTLYSVSTDESRLVLNGVLLNLEEKTLEMVATDGHRLAQIFGDGLEKVSEPMQVVIPRKALHELTRLLEPEIETLEIVLQENHVVFLLPQAVLIGRLIEGQFPNYDQIIPQKSEVVMTLGRQEFIQGLKRVSLMASDKSKMVKLTLASGTLALASEDTEIGTAHEELAAEYDGEEFLIGLNSRYLLDALNAMETEEVAIGLTDPLAPGLIEPVDGGRYKCVIMPMRI; translated from the coding sequence ATGGAAATTCGCATTCCGCGGGAGGCCCTCCACAAGGGCTTGTCCAAGGTCCAAGGGGTGGCCGACGCTAGAGCGCCCCAGCCCATCCTGGCGAACGTTCTGCTGGAGGCGAGTGACGGGGGGACACTCGTCCTGACTGCGACCGACTTCGAGATCGCCGTTAAGGCCACATTGGAGGCCGAGGTTGTCAAGGCAGGTAGTTTAAGCCTGAACGCCCGCCGGTTGTATGACATCGTCCGAGAACTGCCGGAGGAGACCGTTCACCTGGTCGCTCAGAAAGAGCACTGGGCAGGCCTCACGTGCGGAAGAGCCTCTTTTAAGCTGGCCGGTATGCCGGCTGGGGAGTACCCGCCCCTGCCCTCCTTCGACGCGGCCCAGGCCATGAAGCTTCCCCCAGGTGTGGTCGGTGATATGGTGGCCAAGACCCTTTATTCGGTCTCCACCGATGAGAGCCGCCTCGTCCTAAACGGGGTGCTTCTGAACCTGGAGGAGAAAACCCTTGAGATGGTGGCTACAGACGGGCACCGTCTGGCCCAAATTTTCGGGGACGGGCTGGAGAAGGTCAGTGAGCCCATGCAGGTGGTCATTCCCCGGAAAGCCCTTCACGAGCTTACCCGACTCCTGGAGCCGGAGATCGAGACCCTGGAGATTGTCTTGCAGGAAAACCATGTTGTCTTCCTGCTACCGCAGGCCGTCCTTATTGGACGTCTAATTGAAGGCCAGTTTCCTAACTACGATCAAATCATCCCCCAGAAAAGCGAAGTGGTGATGACGTTGGGGCGCCAAGAGTTCATCCAGGGCCTCAAGCGGGTTAGTCTCATGGCCAGCGACAAGTCGAAGATGGTGAAACTGACCCTTGCCTCAGGAACCCTGGCCCTGGCAAGTGAAGACACGGAGATCGGCACGGCTCATGAGGAGCTTGCGGCTGAGTATGACGGAGAGGAATTCCTTATCGGCCTTAACTCCAGGTATCTTCTCGACGCCCTTAACGCGATGGAAACTGAGGAGGTGGCCATCGGACTCACCGATCCCCTGGCGCCGGGGCTCATCGAGCCGGTCGATGGGGGCCGCTACAAGTGCGTCATTATGCCCATGCGTATCTGA
- a CDS encoding PEGA domain-containing protein translates to MNPRRGFVLLLALLTASGCGAVHARWPGVPVSLSVPLRGLSKPSPFTLSLTVETDPPGAEVRLDGRLVGVSPTIVHTVFQRSFTGRCMANPIHRILVKKVGYRSAGLSYTCQLAWDLSAGTSTDRSLTQRLRLEPEW, encoded by the coding sequence ATGAATCCACGGCGTGGTTTCGTACTGCTCTTGGCGCTCCTCACGGCCAGCGGGTGCGGCGCCGTCCACGCTCGCTGGCCCGGCGTGCCTGTCTCGCTGAGCGTACCTCTCCGCGGCCTGTCCAAACCATCGCCCTTCACTCTGAGCCTGACCGTTGAGACCGACCCGCCCGGGGCCGAGGTCCGCCTCGACGGGCGTCTCGTAGGCGTGAGCCCCACAATCGTGCACACCGTTTTCCAGCGTAGCTTCACCGGCCGCTGCATGGCCAATCCGATCCACCGGATTCTCGTCAAGAAAGTGGGCTACCGGTCGGCTGGACTCAGCTACACCTGCCAGCTCGCCTGGGACCTCTCCGCCGGCACATCAACCGATCGCAGCCTGACCCAACGGCTGCGCCTCGAGCCCGAATGGTAG
- a CDS encoding HTTM domain-containing protein: protein MGNNRILKMSARLFEPVDAASLVFFRVTSGLIMLWHVSGYWPHVEELYLSPLIHFKYYGFGWAQVLPGDGMYYLIFLLGFLASLVTLGLFYQIATILFFFGITYVFLMTQAIYLNHVYLICLLSFLLIFIPCHRSFSLDAIIFPKARSKFAPAWCVWLLRAQIGLVYFYGGIAKLNSDWLHGEPMRTWLAGRTGYPVLGHFFKEEWFVYRLALVGWASIYLLYRYCSFAKPG from the coding sequence ATGGGAAACAATCGCATTTTAAAGATGTCCGCCAGGTTGTTTGAGCCTGTAGATGCCGCCTCTCTCGTGTTCTTTCGGGTGACTTCTGGGCTGATAATGCTCTGGCATGTTTCCGGTTATTGGCCCCATGTCGAAGAACTTTACCTCAGTCCACTCATTCATTTTAAGTATTACGGATTTGGTTGGGCGCAAGTATTGCCAGGCGATGGGATGTATTACCTGATCTTCTTGCTAGGTTTTCTTGCTTCACTCGTTACATTGGGACTGTTTTATCAGATTGCAACTATCCTGTTCTTTTTTGGTATTACTTATGTATTCCTGATGACTCAAGCGATTTACTTAAATCATGTATATTTGATTTGTCTTCTCAGTTTCCTTTTAATTTTTATCCCTTGTCATCGGTCCTTTTCCCTGGATGCTATAATTTTTCCCAAAGCACGCTCTAAATTTGCTCCTGCTTGGTGTGTATGGTTGTTACGCGCTCAAATAGGCTTGGTCTACTTCTACGGTGGTATTGCCAAGTTGAACTCCGACTGGTTGCATGGAGAACCAATGAGGACGTGGCTTGCAGGACGTACAGGCTACCCAGTCTTGGGTCATTTCTTTAAAGAAGAGTGGTTTGTTTATCGATTAGCCTTGGTGGGCTGGGCTTCGATTTATTTATTGTACCGCTATTGCTCTTTCGCAAAACCAGGGTAA
- a CDS encoding HTTM domain-containing protein → MVCLSISLGGLGFDLFIVPLLLFRKTRVMGLLLVTAFHLTNNYLFYIGIFPWLMIAATLIFFSPSWPRRLMATIQRKEFHPADDVAYLPAFSPSHRLLTTLCVTVYLGIQLLVPLRHYFYPGNVSWTEEGHRFSWHMRLRSKTGNSIFFVTDPESRRMREYPRDKILDFITPLQYRNMSTRPDMILQFSHYLADRFQERGYPGVEVRARVLASLNGRAPQLLIDPAVDLVRVKARLWPPAPWILPLNEEK, encoded by the coding sequence GTGGTTTGTTTATCGATTAGCCTTGGTGGGCTGGGCTTCGATTTATTTATTGTACCGCTATTGCTCTTTCGCAAAACCAGGGTAATGGGGCTCCTGCTGGTAACCGCATTTCATCTAACGAATAACTATCTTTTTTATATTGGGATATTTCCATGGTTAATGATCGCGGCGACCTTGATATTCTTCTCCCCAAGTTGGCCTCGTCGATTAATGGCAACCATTCAACGGAAAGAATTTCATCCGGCAGATGACGTGGCCTACTTGCCAGCCTTCTCCCCTTCCCATCGTTTGTTGACAACACTCTGCGTAACGGTATATTTGGGTATTCAACTGCTCGTTCCACTCAGGCACTACTTTTATCCCGGTAACGTGAGTTGGACTGAAGAAGGGCATCGCTTTTCTTGGCATATGAGGCTACGCAGTAAAACAGGTAATTCCATCTTTTTTGTGACAGACCCCGAAAGCCGTAGGATGCGTGAATACCCTCGTGATAAAATTTTGGATTTTATAACACCACTTCAGTACCGTAATATGTCTACTAGACCGGATATGATTTTACAGTTTAGTCACTATCTAGCTGATCGCTTTCAAGAAAGAGGTTATCCTGGCGTTGAAGTCCGAGCTCGTGTGCTAGCCTCCCTTAATGGGAGGGCGCCTCAGCTTTTGATCGACCCGGCCGTAGACCTTGTAAGAGTGAAGGCCCGGCTATGGCCACCGGCGCCATGGATTCTTCCCCTTAATGAAGAAAAATAA
- a CDS encoding HTTM domain-containing protein: MGNNRLLKMSAKLFEPVDVASLVFFRVVFGLIMLWEVFRYWPRIERYYLLPKFHFKFFGFSWVKVLPGAGMYYVYALLGILACLITLGLFYRIAAALYTLTLSYVFLLDKTYYLNHIYLICLISFLLILIPCNRSFSLDALINPKIRSQSVPIWCVWLFRVQIAIPYFYGGLAKLNPDWFRGEPLRTWLAAFSDTPLVGQFFTKEWVVYLFTYGGLSFDLLIVPLLLFRRTRLIAYIGAV, translated from the coding sequence ATGGGAAACAATCGGCTTTTAAAAATGTCCGCAAAGCTGTTTGAGCCTGTCGATGTCGCCTCCCTCGTGTTCTTTCGGGTGGTCTTTGGGCTGATAATGCTCTGGGAGGTTTTCCGTTATTGGCCCCGCATAGAACGGTATTACCTCCTGCCGAAGTTTCACTTTAAATTTTTCGGTTTTAGTTGGGTGAAGGTTCTACCCGGCGCCGGGATGTATTACGTATACGCCTTGCTGGGTATTCTTGCTTGCCTCATCACACTAGGACTTTTTTACCGCATCGCAGCCGCCCTGTATACCCTTACTCTTTCGTATGTTTTTCTACTCGATAAGACGTACTACCTGAATCACATTTACTTGATTTGCCTTATAAGTTTTCTTTTAATTCTCATCCCCTGCAACCGCTCTTTTTCCTTGGACGCTTTAATAAACCCCAAAATACGGTCTCAATCTGTTCCTATCTGGTGTGTTTGGCTGTTCCGTGTCCAGATAGCAATTCCTTACTTCTATGGCGGTCTTGCCAAGTTGAACCCAGACTGGTTTCGAGGAGAACCACTGAGGACGTGGCTCGCAGCCTTTTCAGACACCCCCCTTGTGGGTCAATTCTTTACTAAGGAATGGGTGGTCTATCTATTTACCTATGGCGGGCTTTCCTTCGATTTATTGATAGTGCCGCTCTTGCTCTTCCGTAGAACACGGCTAATTGCGTACATCGGGGCGGTA